The following are encoded together in the Kribbella voronezhensis genome:
- the atzF gene encoding allophanate hydrolase, which produces MTVWITRVPPARPKPGPLHGLTMAIKDNIDLAGVPTTAADPRSTTPAVANAFVVERLIEAGAVALGKTNLDQYATGLVGTRSPYGACHSVFSEQHISGGSSAGSAVAVASGEVDFALGTDTAGSGRVPAAFNGIVGIKPSKGLVSTSGVIPACRSLDCVSVFARTVSTARRAFEVMAVYDPADPYSRKLPRPAASTGTPLIGVPDRPLGMDPLHERAWAEAVDRAAELGVVVPVDVSVLLETADLLYSGPWLAERWLAFGDKLDDDPAVDPTVRSIVRRGAELTAAETFAGFDRLASLTRRAEPLWTRIDALLLPVTESHPTLAEVAADPVGVNSRMGRFTNMVNLLDLCAVAFPGPARDDGLPFGVQLLAPAGHDELVIDLAAAWCGEPVSSQAPAADEVLLAVAGAHLSGQPLNHDLVLRGARLAFESRMARDYRMFLVDGPVPRPGVTRTLTPGDGPGVEVEVWALPSAELTGFLATVLAPLAIGPVELIDGRQVLGFVCTADAADPSREITTFGSWRTYQATPSLH; this is translated from the coding sequence ATGACGGTCTGGATCACTCGGGTTCCGCCGGCCCGGCCGAAGCCCGGTCCCCTGCACGGGTTGACGATGGCGATCAAGGACAACATCGACCTGGCCGGCGTACCGACCACGGCCGCCGACCCGCGCAGTACGACACCTGCCGTTGCCAACGCCTTCGTGGTCGAGCGGCTGATCGAGGCGGGCGCGGTAGCGCTTGGCAAGACCAACCTGGACCAGTACGCGACCGGGCTGGTCGGCACGCGTTCGCCGTACGGGGCCTGCCACTCGGTCTTCTCCGAGCAGCACATCTCCGGCGGTTCGAGTGCGGGCAGTGCCGTCGCGGTCGCGTCGGGCGAGGTCGATTTCGCGCTGGGGACGGACACCGCGGGCAGCGGGCGGGTCCCGGCCGCCTTCAACGGGATCGTCGGGATCAAACCGAGCAAGGGGCTGGTCTCCACGTCCGGGGTCATTCCGGCTTGCCGGTCGCTCGACTGCGTGTCGGTCTTTGCCCGCACGGTCTCCACCGCTCGCCGGGCCTTCGAGGTGATGGCGGTCTACGACCCGGCCGATCCGTACTCGCGCAAGTTGCCCCGGCCGGCCGCGTCGACCGGAACCCCGCTGATCGGCGTACCGGATCGTCCACTCGGAATGGACCCATTGCACGAGCGCGCCTGGGCGGAGGCGGTCGACCGGGCGGCCGAGCTCGGCGTCGTCGTACCGGTCGACGTGAGCGTGCTGCTCGAAACCGCCGACCTGCTGTACTCCGGGCCATGGCTGGCCGAACGCTGGCTCGCCTTCGGCGACAAGCTGGACGACGACCCGGCGGTGGACCCGACGGTCCGATCGATCGTACGACGCGGCGCCGAGCTGACCGCGGCGGAGACGTTCGCAGGGTTCGACCGGCTGGCCTCGCTGACCCGGCGGGCGGAGCCGTTGTGGACCCGGATCGACGCGTTGCTGCTGCCGGTGACCGAGTCGCATCCGACCCTGGCGGAGGTGGCGGCCGATCCGGTCGGCGTGAACAGCCGGATGGGCAGGTTCACGAACATGGTCAACCTGCTCGACCTGTGCGCCGTCGCCTTCCCCGGTCCCGCTCGCGACGACGGCCTGCCGTTCGGCGTACAGCTGCTGGCGCCCGCCGGGCACGACGAGCTGGTCATCGACCTGGCCGCTGCCTGGTGTGGTGAGCCGGTGTCGTCGCAGGCCCCGGCTGCCGACGAGGTACTCCTCGCGGTGGCGGGTGCTCACCTGTCCGGTCAGCCGCTCAACCACGACCTCGTACTCCGCGGCGCCAGGCTGGCCTTCGAGAGCCGCATGGCTCGCGACTACAGGATGTTCTTGGTGGACGGCCCCGTACCTCGCCCCGGCGTGACCCGCACTCTCACGCCGGGTGATGGACCAGGCGTCGAAGTCGAGGTCTGGGCCTTGCCCAGCGCCGAACTGACCGGATTCCTCGCGACGGTCCTGGCTCCGCTGGCGATCGGTCCGGTGGAACTCATCGACGGCCGGCAGGTGCTCGGCTTCGTCTGCACCGCCGATGCGGCCGATCCGAGCCGGGAGATCACGACCTTCGGCAGCTGGCGCACCTACCAGGCCACTCCCAGCCTGCACTAG
- a CDS encoding UBP-type zinc finger domain-containing protein yields the protein MTEIAGIRPEVGPSGNGCVECLDGGGWWFHLRRCAECGHVGCCDSSPEQHASKHAAEAGHPIIRSFEPGEDWFWNYTTEQFVDGPELAAPDSHPVTQPVPGGTVPPDWVDHVRQ from the coding sequence ATGACCGAGATCGCCGGGATCCGGCCGGAGGTTGGTCCGTCCGGGAACGGGTGCGTGGAATGCCTGGACGGGGGCGGCTGGTGGTTCCATCTGCGGCGGTGTGCCGAGTGTGGGCACGTCGGGTGCTGTGACAGCTCCCCCGAGCAGCACGCGAGCAAGCACGCGGCCGAGGCGGGGCATCCGATCATTCGGTCGTTCGAGCCGGGTGAGGACTGGTTCTGGAACTACACGACCGAGCAGTTCGTCGATGGTCCCGAGCTGGCCGCTCCGGACAGCCACCCGGTCACCCAGCCCGTGCCTGGCGGAACGGTGCCGCCCGATTGGGTCGACCACGTCCGCCAGTAG
- a CDS encoding sigma-70 family RNA polymerase sigma factor, which yields MTADLELARAGDDAAFDRLVGPLRRELHAHCYRMLGSSYDADDALQDALLRAWRGLARFEGRSSVRSWLYTVATRTCLDLAEQRGRRALPMDLGPSSDRAVLDNPPLTEISWLGPYADQPGDSYEQRESVQLAFVAALQHLPGNQRAALLLFEVLDFSAAEIAEMMDTSVASVNSALQRARRIVADKVPDGSRQQNLRELGDARVRDIVKQYSTALEQGDADSLIALLTEDVTWSMPPLRHWYDGIAAVTDFAVAIPLTRCPSWQHLPITANGQPAIASYLGASADSDHLPWSIEVLTVRAGKIAAVTSFIDSNAFALFGLPPALGPIS from the coding sequence GTGACAGCTGATCTGGAGTTGGCGCGGGCCGGGGACGACGCGGCGTTCGACCGGCTGGTCGGGCCGTTGCGGCGGGAGTTGCACGCGCACTGCTATCGGATGCTCGGTTCCTCGTACGACGCCGACGATGCGCTCCAGGACGCGTTGTTGCGGGCCTGGCGCGGGCTGGCGAGGTTCGAAGGGCGGAGTTCGGTCCGTTCGTGGCTGTACACGGTCGCCACTCGCACCTGCCTCGATCTGGCCGAGCAACGCGGCCGGCGGGCGCTGCCGATGGATCTCGGGCCGTCCAGCGACCGCGCCGTACTGGACAATCCGCCGCTGACCGAGATCAGCTGGCTCGGACCGTACGCCGATCAGCCGGGCGACAGTTACGAGCAACGCGAGTCGGTCCAGCTCGCCTTCGTGGCGGCCTTGCAACACCTCCCGGGCAACCAGCGGGCGGCCCTGCTGCTGTTCGAAGTACTGGACTTCAGCGCCGCCGAGATCGCCGAGATGATGGACACCTCGGTCGCCTCGGTGAACAGTGCGCTGCAACGCGCCCGGCGGATCGTCGCCGACAAGGTCCCGGACGGCAGCCGGCAGCAGAACCTGCGCGAGCTCGGCGACGCGCGGGTGCGCGACATCGTCAAGCAGTACTCGACCGCCCTCGAGCAGGGCGATGCCGACTCGCTCATCGCCCTGCTCACCGAGGACGTCACCTGGTCGATGCCGCCACTGCGTCACTGGTACGACGGGATCGCCGCCGTCACCGACTTCGCCGTCGCGATCCCGCTGACCAGGTGCCCGAGCTGGCAACACCTGCCGATCACGGCGAACGGACAACCCGCGATCGCGTCCTATCTCGGCGCCTCGGCGGACAGCGACCATCTGCCGTGGTCCATCGAAGTGCTCACCGTGCGGGCCGGCAAGATCGCCGCCGTCACCTCCTTCATCGACTCCAACGCCTTCGCGCTCTTCGGCCTGCCGCCCGCCCTGGGCCCGATCAGCTGA
- a CDS encoding TIGR03560 family F420-dependent LLM class oxidoreductase: MKFSVFLPTGFAGDLAGFTEPAAAADLLLELAVTAEESGYHGVWMPDHFQTIPPSASYVFESWSLLAALTGRTSRIRIGQLVSGNGYRNPALQAKIASTVDVLSKGRLTFGIGAGWYERDYEAFGYPFLPAPERLQQLREAVEVIKSLWTKDLTTYDGKYYRLVDAVNQPRGIQQPIPVMIAGGGEKVTLKIAAQYADLCNVMVSPADAERKFAILRDHATAAGRDVGEITRTVTTSCLITDTDEEAAAQLHPGMGAFYPGDFASYLLYGSLDTVRRRIEAYRAAGVQELIVGFHNSTDPEAIRLFAKEFVS, from the coding sequence ATGAAGTTCAGTGTGTTTCTGCCGACCGGGTTCGCTGGGGATCTGGCCGGGTTCACCGAGCCGGCGGCCGCGGCCGATCTACTGCTCGAGCTGGCGGTGACGGCGGAGGAGAGCGGGTACCACGGGGTCTGGATGCCGGACCACTTCCAGACGATCCCGCCGTCGGCGTCGTACGTGTTCGAGTCGTGGTCGTTGCTCGCGGCACTGACCGGTCGGACGAGCCGGATCAGGATCGGCCAGCTGGTCAGCGGGAACGGGTACCGCAATCCCGCTCTGCAGGCCAAGATCGCCTCGACGGTCGACGTCCTGTCCAAGGGCCGGTTGACGTTCGGGATCGGGGCGGGCTGGTACGAGCGGGACTACGAGGCGTTCGGCTATCCGTTCCTGCCCGCGCCGGAGCGACTGCAGCAGCTCCGGGAGGCCGTCGAGGTGATCAAGTCGTTGTGGACGAAGGACCTGACGACGTACGACGGCAAGTACTACCGGCTGGTCGATGCGGTGAACCAGCCGCGCGGCATCCAGCAGCCGATCCCGGTGATGATCGCGGGCGGCGGCGAGAAGGTGACGCTGAAGATCGCCGCGCAGTACGCCGACCTGTGCAACGTGATGGTGTCTCCGGCGGATGCGGAACGGAAGTTCGCGATCCTGCGGGACCACGCGACCGCGGCCGGCCGGGACGTCGGCGAGATCACCCGGACGGTGACGACCAGTTGCCTGATCACCGACACCGACGAAGAGGCCGCCGCGCAACTGCATCCGGGGATGGGTGCCTTCTACCCGGGCGACTTCGCCTCCTACCTGCTCTACGGCTCGCTCGACACGGTGCGCCGGCGGATCGAGGCCTACCGGGCGGCCGGCGTCCAGGAGTTGATCGTCGGCTTCCACAACTCCACCGATCCGGAGGCCATCCGGCTGTTCGCCAAGGAGTTCGTCAGCTGA
- a CDS encoding ABC transporter permease — protein MAVRSGLAQGWIELRQSFTNPAELVSHFLWPVLLLIALFFLRDRTFGGFQLGVLVLPSMVGMNAAMGMVSMSQLLTADREDGTLLRAKATPNGMLGYLVGKVVSVAAGLVVDLAILLIPGLLLVDGLTVGGSWIALFWVLLLGLVATLPLGAVLGSVFTTTRAQGLIQLPVLGLIAISGIFYPITALPGWVQAIAQVFPIYWLGLGMRSAFLADSFASVEIGDSWRHLATVGVLGAWAVFGLLVAPVVLRRMARRESGSAVAGRRERALRRVG, from the coding sequence GTGGCGGTTCGCAGCGGACTGGCGCAAGGGTGGATCGAGTTGCGGCAGTCGTTCACGAATCCGGCCGAGTTGGTCAGTCATTTCCTCTGGCCGGTGCTGCTGCTGATCGCGCTGTTCTTCTTGCGGGACAGGACTTTCGGCGGGTTTCAGCTCGGCGTTCTGGTGCTGCCGAGCATGGTCGGGATGAATGCCGCGATGGGCATGGTCAGCATGAGTCAGCTGCTCACGGCCGACCGCGAGGACGGGACCCTGCTGCGGGCCAAGGCCACGCCGAACGGGATGCTCGGGTACCTCGTCGGCAAGGTCGTCTCGGTAGCGGCCGGCTTGGTGGTGGATCTGGCGATCCTGCTGATTCCCGGACTGCTCCTGGTCGACGGGCTGACGGTCGGCGGTTCGTGGATCGCCTTGTTCTGGGTGCTTCTGCTCGGTCTGGTGGCGACGCTGCCACTCGGTGCGGTGCTGGGGTCGGTCTTCACCACGACCCGGGCACAAGGATTGATCCAGCTGCCGGTGCTCGGACTGATCGCGATCTCGGGCATCTTCTATCCGATCACCGCATTGCCGGGCTGGGTGCAGGCGATCGCGCAGGTGTTTCCCATCTATTGGCTGGGCCTGGGGATGCGGTCGGCGTTCCTGGCGGATTCCTTTGCGAGCGTGGAGATCGGCGACTCGTGGCGTCACCTGGCAACGGTCGGTGTCCTGGGCGCCTGGGCAGTCTTCGGGTTGCTGGTGGCACCCGTCGTACTGCGGCGGATGGCGCGGCGCGAGTCCGGGTCGGCCGTGGCGGGCCGGCGGGAGCGGGCGCTGCGGCGAGTCGGGTGA
- a CDS encoding ABC transporter ATP-binding protein has product MTNEVVLAVDGLRMRYGATDVLRDVTFQARQGETLVLLGPNGAGKTTTIEILEGFRSRSAGDVSVLGCDPAAGDERWRSRLGVVLQSWRDHGNWRVQELLAHLGTYYAPYATAEVPRPWDAAELIETVGLSGQARQKIKTLSGGQRRRLDVAIGIVGRPEVLFLDEPTVGFDPAARYEFHQLLQGLGRRTTVLLTTHDLDEAGKLADRILVLAGGRIIAAGTPTELTRQIAGTDESHPASLEDAYLQLIRAAAL; this is encoded by the coding sequence ATGACGAACGAGGTTGTGCTGGCCGTCGACGGACTGCGGATGCGGTACGGCGCGACGGACGTGCTGCGGGACGTGACGTTCCAGGCGAGACAGGGGGAGACGCTGGTGCTGCTCGGCCCGAACGGGGCGGGCAAGACCACGACGATCGAGATTCTCGAGGGTTTCCGGAGCCGATCCGCCGGCGACGTGTCGGTGCTGGGTTGCGACCCGGCGGCCGGTGACGAGCGATGGCGGTCGCGGCTCGGCGTCGTACTGCAGTCGTGGCGTGACCACGGCAACTGGCGGGTGCAGGAACTCCTCGCGCATCTGGGCACGTACTACGCGCCGTACGCGACCGCCGAGGTGCCGCGACCGTGGGACGCGGCCGAGTTGATCGAGACCGTCGGCCTGAGCGGGCAGGCCCGGCAGAAGATCAAGACGTTGTCCGGTGGTCAGCGGCGCCGGCTCGATGTGGCGATCGGGATCGTCGGACGTCCCGAGGTGCTGTTCCTGGACGAGCCGACGGTGGGCTTCGATCCCGCCGCGCGGTACGAGTTTCATCAACTCCTGCAAGGACTTGGCAGGCGGACGACGGTGCTGCTCACCACCCACGATCTGGACGAGGCGGGGAAGTTGGCCGATCGGATCCTGGTCCTGGCCGGTGGGCGGATCATCGCAGCCGGTACGCCGACCGAGCTGACCCGGCAGATCGCGGGCACCGACGAGTCGCATCCGGCTTCGCTCGAGGACGCCTATCTCCAGCTCATCCGTGCGGCGGCGCTGTGA
- a CDS encoding GbsR/MarR family transcriptional regulator, whose protein sequence is MPGGRLRHTDRQAIAAGLADSLGYAEIARQLDRPTSTISREVARNGGPAGYRADHAHYATESRARRPKPPPREQPIEPDAYGRDPDAVREYAEQFAGLMVEAGLPRMVARVLARLYTTDSRSLTAADLVRQLRVSPASVSKAIAYLERVEMVERRREPGLRHEYYVIEDDVWLRAWMTSARTNASWAEAAQYGVKLFGPDTPAGSRLDKMGHFFAQLSNDMSGGPTALAAEDVMTVLAALVHAGAPLTASQLSTALSWPRPRVDEALATAETYAYFTDPVVIEHRADDTYGIIAKPARLTAAQRRALARAARVPAAV, encoded by the coding sequence ATGCCAGGGGGCAGGCTGCGGCACACCGATCGCCAGGCGATCGCGGCCGGCCTCGCGGACAGCCTCGGCTATGCCGAGATCGCCCGCCAACTGGACCGGCCGACGTCGACCATCAGCCGCGAGGTCGCCCGCAACGGAGGGCCGGCCGGCTATCGCGCCGACCACGCGCACTACGCCACCGAGAGCCGCGCCCGCAGGCCGAAACCGCCACCGCGCGAGCAACCGATCGAGCCCGACGCCTACGGGCGTGACCCCGACGCGGTCCGCGAGTACGCCGAGCAGTTCGCCGGCTTGATGGTCGAAGCCGGTCTCCCCCGGATGGTCGCGCGCGTCCTGGCCAGGCTGTACACCACCGATTCGCGCAGCCTGACCGCCGCCGACCTGGTCCGCCAACTCCGGGTCAGCCCTGCCTCGGTCTCGAAGGCGATCGCCTACCTGGAACGGGTCGAGATGGTCGAGCGACGCCGCGAACCGGGCCTGCGGCACGAGTACTACGTGATCGAGGACGACGTCTGGCTCCGAGCCTGGATGACGAGCGCCCGGACGAACGCGAGCTGGGCCGAAGCCGCGCAGTACGGTGTCAAGCTCTTCGGCCCGGACACCCCGGCCGGCTCCCGGCTGGACAAGATGGGGCACTTCTTCGCCCAGCTCAGCAACGACATGAGCGGCGGCCCCACCGCCCTCGCCGCGGAAGACGTCATGACCGTCCTCGCTGCTCTGGTACACGCCGGTGCACCACTCACCGCGTCCCAACTGAGCACTGCGCTCTCCTGGCCCCGCCCCCGCGTCGACGAAGCCCTCGCAACCGCCGAAACCTACGCCTACTTCACCGACCCGGTCGTCATCGAGCATCGCGCCGACGACACCTACGGGATCATCGCGAAGCCAGCCCGGTTGACTGCGGCTCAACGGAGGGCGCTGGCTAGAGCAGCGCGCGTACCAGCCGCGGTGTGA
- a CDS encoding NAD(P)/FAD-dependent oxidoreductase, which produces MKLVWDLVVVGAGPAGAATALGALTEDPSLSVLLLDRDDFPRDKACGDGIAPHVLDLLESVGVTGLLDDRTPVRRLALRRGDLEVARDMARPAWVVPRKVFDQRLVETAQAAGAHLVRHRVRTIDVRRDAVQVDHLQGSVVVGADGANSVVRRTVGDPKSQTGPVALAIRGYAPTPPKRAARQEIVFGLGRQPSYAWSFDRGDGYSNVGYGEQLLPSRPRPTRRDLLDRLEELLPGASEGGTDWRGHHLPLSSWSWRPRSGRVLLAGDAAGLINPMTGEGIYYAVATGLLAGRAAAGALRSGDAGTAYRRTAGRLLARHLRHTALTALLCRSGHVLDRGIRASAASQAVFDDLVEIGLANGHITPRLVRALL; this is translated from the coding sequence GTGAAGCTGGTCTGGGACTTGGTCGTGGTGGGCGCGGGACCGGCCGGTGCGGCAACGGCTCTCGGCGCGCTGACCGAGGATCCTTCACTGTCGGTGCTCCTGCTCGACCGCGACGACTTCCCGCGCGACAAGGCCTGCGGCGACGGCATCGCGCCCCACGTGCTCGACCTGCTCGAGTCGGTCGGCGTCACCGGCCTGCTGGACGACCGTACGCCGGTACGCCGTCTCGCCTTGCGCCGTGGAGATCTCGAGGTCGCCCGGGACATGGCCCGGCCTGCCTGGGTCGTACCGCGCAAGGTCTTCGACCAGCGCCTCGTGGAAACGGCGCAAGCGGCCGGGGCCCACCTGGTACGCCACCGCGTCAGGACGATCGACGTACGCCGTGACGCCGTCCAGGTTGACCACCTCCAAGGCTCGGTCGTGGTCGGCGCGGACGGCGCGAATTCCGTCGTACGCCGGACCGTCGGCGACCCGAAGAGCCAGACCGGACCCGTGGCGCTGGCGATTCGGGGCTATGCGCCCACTCCGCCCAAGCGGGCGGCTCGGCAGGAGATCGTGTTCGGCCTCGGCCGCCAGCCGTCGTACGCGTGGTCCTTCGACCGCGGCGACGGCTACTCCAATGTCGGCTACGGCGAACAACTGCTGCCGAGTCGCCCGCGTCCGACGCGACGTGACCTGCTCGACCGGCTGGAGGAACTGCTTCCTGGAGCGAGCGAAGGCGGAACCGACTGGAGAGGGCATCACCTTCCGCTGTCCTCCTGGTCGTGGCGTCCTCGCAGTGGGCGCGTGCTGCTCGCGGGAGACGCGGCCGGGCTGATCAACCCGATGACTGGTGAAGGCATCTACTACGCCGTCGCCACCGGCCTACTCGCCGGCCGGGCTGCTGCGGGTGCCCTGCGATCGGGCGACGCGGGTACGGCGTACCGGCGTACGGCTGGACGTTTGCTCGCACGGCACTTGCGGCACACCGCGTTGACCGCGCTGCTGTGCAGGTCGGGACATGTGCTGGACCGTGGGATCCGCGCGTCGGCGGCGAGTCAGGCGGTCTTCGACGATCTCGTGGAGATCGGTCTGGCCAACGGGCACATCACACCGCGGCTGGTACGCGCGCTGCTCTAG
- a CDS encoding SAM-dependent methyltransferase: MATPDGPDATPGFDTSQPTIARVYDALLGGKDNFAADREGAATYLKYVPDAGRCAIENRAALVKGVQYLARTAGIDQFLDIGSGLPTQKNTHQAAQEVNPRAKVVYVDVDPIVLAHGRALLATDDSTIVVTADLRDPQGILDNKEITDHLDFTRPIALMIVGIHMHFHDDEKPDEWVRTLMNALPSGSYLFITDFVDTGEPLQKAMEQAGLESLGNGWIRTPERIEQHFLGLPLVPPGLDFLARWFPEDPDAEVPAAEDLQPYQRILMAGIAKKN; encoded by the coding sequence ATGGCGACTCCCGACGGCCCGGACGCGACTCCCGGCTTCGACACCTCCCAGCCGACCATCGCGCGCGTGTACGACGCGTTGCTCGGTGGCAAGGACAACTTCGCCGCCGACCGCGAGGGTGCGGCGACCTACCTGAAGTACGTGCCGGACGCCGGTCGCTGCGCGATCGAGAACCGGGCTGCCCTGGTCAAGGGCGTTCAGTACCTCGCGCGCACGGCGGGCATCGACCAGTTCCTCGACATCGGCAGCGGCCTGCCGACGCAGAAGAACACGCACCAGGCGGCGCAGGAGGTCAACCCGAGGGCGAAGGTCGTGTACGTCGACGTCGACCCGATCGTGCTCGCGCACGGCCGCGCGCTGCTGGCCACCGACGACAGCACGATCGTCGTGACCGCGGATCTGCGCGACCCGCAGGGCATCCTGGACAACAAGGAGATCACCGACCACCTGGACTTCACCCGTCCGATCGCGTTGATGATCGTCGGCATCCACATGCACTTCCACGACGACGAGAAGCCGGACGAGTGGGTCCGCACGCTGATGAACGCGCTGCCCTCCGGCAGCTACTTGTTCATCACGGACTTCGTCGACACCGGTGAGCCGCTGCAGAAGGCGATGGAGCAGGCCGGCCTGGAGAGCCTGGGCAACGGCTGGATCCGGACGCCGGAGCGGATCGAGCAGCACTTCCTCGGCCTGCCGCTGGTGCCGCCCGGCCTGGACTTCCTGGCTCGCTGGTTCCCGGAGGACCCGGATGCCGAAGTGCCGGCCGCCGAAGATCTCCAGCCGTACCAGCGCATTCTGATGGCAGGGATCGCCAAGAAGAACTGA
- a CDS encoding DUF397 domain-containing protein, whose amino-acid sequence MTAIYNGMPGDATSELTWRKSQRSGPNGNCVEVAKLADGGVAMRNSRFTSGPALVFTKAEIEAFLGGVHDGEFDDLV is encoded by the coding sequence ATGACTGCTATCTACAACGGCATGCCCGGGGACGCGACGAGCGAGCTGACCTGGCGGAAGAGTCAGCGCAGCGGCCCCAACGGCAACTGCGTAGAGGTGGCGAAGCTGGCGGATGGTGGCGTGGCGATGCGGAACTCGCGTTTCACGTCCGGACCGGCGCTGGTGTTCACCAAGGCTGAGATCGAGGCATTCCTCGGCGGAGTCCACGACGGGGAGTTCGACGATCTCGTCTGA
- a CDS encoding helix-turn-helix domain-containing protein — translation MTESGAQSGPTALRIILGAHLRRMREAAGISRSDAGWEIRSSESKVSRMELGRVGFKERDVGDLLTLYGLDDGEERERLMALARDANNPGWWHRFGDVLPSWFHSYLGLEAAAQLIRTYELQFVPGLLQTPEYVRAVVQLGRGLIPAEEVERRVALRVSRQEVLHRTPTPVRLWAVVDESVLRRPIGGVKAMRIQLEALLEATHMPNVTLQVMPFESGGHAATGGAYSILRFPEQDLPDIVYIEHLTSALYLDKLEDLDQYTATMEALCVAAPPPNKTRDHLHRILKDFDD, via the coding sequence GTGACTGAGTCGGGCGCGCAGAGCGGACCGACAGCGCTGCGAATCATTCTCGGAGCGCATCTCCGCCGGATGCGGGAGGCGGCCGGTATCAGCCGGTCGGACGCCGGCTGGGAGATCCGCTCATCGGAGTCCAAGGTCAGCCGGATGGAGCTCGGCCGGGTCGGGTTCAAGGAACGCGACGTCGGCGACCTGCTCACGCTGTACGGCCTGGACGACGGCGAGGAGCGCGAGCGGCTGATGGCCCTCGCCCGGGACGCGAACAACCCGGGCTGGTGGCACCGCTTCGGCGACGTACTGCCGAGCTGGTTCCACTCCTATCTCGGCCTCGAAGCGGCCGCGCAACTGATTCGTACCTACGAGCTGCAGTTCGTCCCCGGCCTGCTGCAGACCCCGGAGTACGTGCGGGCAGTCGTCCAGCTCGGTCGCGGGCTGATCCCGGCCGAAGAGGTCGAGCGCCGGGTCGCGCTGCGGGTCAGCCGCCAGGAGGTGCTGCACCGTACGCCGACCCCGGTCCGGCTCTGGGCGGTCGTCGACGAGTCCGTCCTGCGCCGTCCCATCGGCGGCGTGAAGGCGATGCGGATCCAGCTCGAGGCGCTGCTCGAAGCAACCCACATGCCGAACGTGACGCTCCAGGTGATGCCGTTCGAGTCCGGCGGCCACGCGGCCACCGGCGGTGCGTACAGCATTCTCCGTTTCCCGGAGCAGGACCTGCCGGACATCGTCTACATCGAGCACCTCACCAGCGCGCTCTACCTGGACAAGCTCGAGGACCTCGACCAGTACACCGCGACCATGGAAGCCCTCTGCGTCGCTGCTCCCCCGCCGAACAAGACCCGCGACCACCTGCACCGGATCCTCAAGGACTTCGACGACTGA
- a CDS encoding DUF2461 domain-containing protein, which yields MSFTGFPTAALDFYDDLEMDNTKTFWTEHKHVYEESVKAPMAALLAELEAEFGTAKLFRPYRDVRFAKDKTPYKTHQGAFIDLGPSTGWYVQVSAPGVRVGAGFYEASADRLARIRAAIDDDRRGKELEKLLGKLQKAGWTLGGEKLKTSPRGWDADHPRIELLRHKSITLGKSYGFEPIIHSADLVDQIRHDWRATRPFLDWLTTNG from the coding sequence ATGAGTTTCACCGGGTTCCCGACCGCCGCGCTCGACTTCTACGACGACCTGGAGATGGACAACACCAAGACGTTCTGGACCGAGCACAAGCATGTCTACGAGGAGTCGGTGAAGGCGCCGATGGCCGCGTTGCTCGCCGAACTGGAGGCGGAGTTCGGGACGGCCAAACTCTTCCGGCCCTATCGCGACGTCCGGTTCGCCAAGGACAAGACGCCGTACAAGACACACCAGGGCGCGTTCATCGACCTCGGCCCGTCGACCGGCTGGTACGTGCAGGTGTCGGCGCCCGGCGTCCGGGTGGGGGCCGGCTTCTACGAGGCCTCGGCCGACCGGCTGGCACGCATCCGGGCCGCGATCGACGACGACCGGCGCGGCAAGGAACTCGAGAAGCTGCTCGGCAAGCTGCAGAAGGCCGGCTGGACGTTGGGTGGAGAGAAACTGAAGACGAGCCCGCGCGGCTGGGACGCCGACCACCCGAGAATCGAACTCCTCCGGCACAAATCGATCACCCTGGGCAAGTCGTACGGGTTCGAGCCGATCATCCACAGCGCCGACCTGGTCGACCAGATCCGCCACGACTGGCGAGCCACCCGCCCATTCCTGGACTGGCTCACCACCAACGGCTGA